The genomic DNA TATCCGCCGTGGCATCGTCGGCGCTGCATGCCTCCACCGCCACCCGCTTGATCTCCGGCAGGTCCGGGGAAATGACCCGAGCCGCCAGCGCGTGATTGACGAACTGCGCCGGCGCCCTGTACCTGTGGGAGGGGCGGTTGTGACAGTCGATGCAGTCCATGGTCCGCAGTGCTCCCTCCTTCGGCACCGCGTCGTCCGCCTTGTGCGCCGCATCCCTGAAAATCTTCACCTTTCCCGTCTCCAGGTTCGTCGACCTTACCCAGGGTATCTGCTGCCGATCCTTGTCCGTTGCCACGTATTCGATCCTGACATGGGGGTTGATGTGCCAGTGTATTCCCTCGATGAGCCCAAGGGCTTCCTGGGCCGGACCGGTCTTCAGGCCCAGTCCGATGACCCAGGGGGTATTGTCGCGGTCGGGCAGGTAGTACGTCCGCTGCAGCTGCTTGTGCCCTGAGAAGCTCTCGGGCCAATGGCACTGCTCGCACACCGCACGAGCCGGGCGCAGATTGTGGATCGGCGTCGGGATCGGCCGCGGGTAGACCCCGGCCAGGACCGCATATACCTGATAGAGCCCCGAGAGCTTGGAACGGACGTACCAGTCGGCTCCTGGGCCGACATGGCAGGCAACGCATGAGACGCGTGCATGAGGGGACTTGGAATGGGCGACGTGTTCGGGCTCCATGACCGTGTGGCAGAGAGTGCCGCAGAAGGCTACCGACTCGGTATAGTGAAAAGCTTCGTAACTCCCCACGGCCGAGACCAGGAGAAAGAAGCCTGTGCCGATGATGAAGATGAATGCCGCATTGCGATGCCGGGGGTCCTCCAGATCGATCCTGGGCCAACCAGGAGCAACGTGTACCTTGTCCTGCCGCTCCTTGTGAACCGTTCTGACCATGCCTATGGGGATCAGGAGAAGCCCCGCCACCATTACTGACGGAAGAAGGATGTAGATGATGAGTCCCAGGTATGGAGCCTGTGCACGCATCACCACCGTCACGAGGAAGAGGAAGATGATCATGAAGAGGCTCGTGACGGCTATGATGGCGCCGCTGAGGGAGAGCCAGTTCTTTGCCGAGTGGGGAAGTTTCATCGCGGCTCCGTGGGCATTTTATTGAAAAGTTTAACTTCAGGGGAGGTTGAGTCAATACCCGGAAACCGGATGGTGGATGGACCGTCCTTCTTCATCCCTTCTCGATGGGAATGGTGAAGCTGAAGGTGGATCCCTTTCCGGGGGCAGATTCAACCCAGATTCGACCGTGGTGCTGTTCCACGATCTTCTTGCACGATGCCAGGCCGATCCCCGTGCCCGGATATTCCTCCCTTGTGTGGAGCCGCTGGAATATCTGAAATATCCGGTGAAAGTTCCGGGGCTCGATTCCGATGCCGTTGTCGCTGATGGAAAAGAACCAGTGCATTCCTTCCCGTCGCGCCGAGACATGTATCCTCGGCGTCACTCCCGGTTTCCGGTACTTCAGGGCGTTTGAGAGAAGATTCTGGAAGAGCTGGAGAAGCTGGGTTTCGGAGCCGCGGACACTGGGCAGTGCCTCCCGGGTAACGTCGGCTCCGCTCTCGGCGATGGCGGCCCTCAGGTTCGCCACGGCGCCGGCGAAGACCGCCTCCGTGTCCACCGTCCGGAGTTCTTCCTTGCGGGTAGTGATGCGGGACCAGGTGAGAAGGCCTTCGATGAGCTTCTGCATCCGTGCTGCGCCGTCCACGGCGAATTCAATGTACTGCGTCGCCTTGTCGTCCAGCACTCCCTTGTACCTTCGCTCCAGGAGCTGAAGGTAACCAGTTATCATCCTGAGCGGCTCCTGCAGGTCGTGTGACGCCACGTATGCGAACTGCTCCAGTTCACGGTTCGAACGGGCCAGCTCCTCCATTGTCCGTTCAAGGGCTTCCTCTGCATCCTTGCGATCGGAGATGTCGAAAACGATCCCCGTCACCCGCCGCCTGTTCCCCTCCTGGTCGCAGTAGACCTTGCCTCGTCCCATGATCCAGTGGACGGAGCCGTCGGGCCACGTCACGCGGAATTCATCCTTGAAATGGCACGATGAACGGAGGGCATTCTCCATCGATTGCCGGATACGGTCCCGATCTTCCGGATGGAGAAGGGCCAGCAGGGATTCCGGCGAGTCGGGCTCCCCCGTGATGCCGAGAAGGCCGAGACACTGCTCCGAGAAGGCGGGCTTCCGGTTCTGCATGTCCCAGCTCCAGATGCCGATGCCTGCTCCCGCCTGGGCCATGGAGAGCCATTCCTCGTTCCTGCGCAGCGCCTCTTCAACCCGCTTCCGCTGGGTCACATCCTGGCCTATGCTGAGGATTCCGGCAAAGTCACCCTTTTCGTAAATTATCCTGTTGGTCCATGAAATCCAGACCCTTTCCCCGTTCCGCTTGACGTTCTCGTTTTCGTTCTGCTCATGCGCCGGTGGATTTCGCAGAATTGCCTCGGCCATTGCCGACATGTTCCTGCCGCGGCTGTCGGTTGTGGGCAGGATCGTATCGATGAGGGGTCTGCCTACCAGCTCCTCCTCCGCATAGCCGAAGAATTTCAATGCATACTGATTGGCGAAAGTGAGGACTCCAGATCTGTCCATCCTGATGATGATGGAGTTCGCCCCCTGGACCAGTTCCCGGTACTTTTCCTCGCTTGCCTGCAGCCGGGTCTCGAAGTGTCTGCGTTCGGTATCATCCAGGGCGGACCCTATCATGCCGTTGATGCGCCCACGGTCCAGTAGCGGCACCACATTCAGAAGAAGCGTGCGCAGCGACCCGTCCTTGCGCACTATGGAGCATTCGTGTTCTTCCAGGCTGATTCCATGGGAAATCACGAGTCGGAGGCTCGATTCCAGCTGCGCAGCTGCCGATTCGTCGACCAGCATCCGGAAGGGTTGTCCGAGGATCTCTTCGCACGGGTATCCGCACAACCTGATGGCTGCCATGTTGAGCCTGGTAAAGCGCCCCCACTCGTCCAGGACGAAGATCGCGCTGGACACTCCCTCCATGACCAGTTCGAGAAAGATGCTGGACTGGTTCAGTTCGTGTTCCAGGTCTTTGCGGGAGGTGATGTCGATATTCACACCTACCAGGCGTTCCGGCTCCCCCTTTTCGTCCCTGAAGAGCTGACCGCGCCCCTCCAGCCACCGAACCCTTCCATCCGGAAGCCGGACGCGCCACTCGGCCAGGAATGTTCCCGTTTCGAACGCCCGATGCATCTGCCGGACAGCTTCCGGAAGGTCCTCCGGGTACACGAGAGCCTGCCAGCCTTCGCAGGTGCATGGGAAGCTGCCTTCTTCGATGGCGTAAAGATACTGAAACTCTCCGGAGCAGGTGTAGGTGCCCTCCCTGATATTCCACTCGAAGAACCCGAGGCCGCCGATCTTCTGAAGGAGCCGCATCTGCTCCTGGTTTTTCCGCAGCGCCTCCTGCGCTTCATTCTCCAGCCTGCGTTCCCTGCGGCTGCCGGTGCCCATTGCCTGCTCCTGAAGGTGTAGGTCCTTCGTCCATGCCTTCCGGCCGTTTCGCTCCCGTATAACAACTATAACGGGGAGTGGGAGCCGCGCAAGACCCGATGAAATGGTATTGGGTCGCAGCCTTTAAGAGCGCGCCGCATGCAGGTAAAGATCAATTGAAACTGCCAGGAATTTCTCCGTCGATATCTCCATCTGCTCCTTTTGCCGGCAGCGAGAAAAGGAATGTACTTCCCGCACCCGGTTCAGCCTCGACCCACATCCGGCCGTGGTGGCGTTCGACGATCTTTTTGCAGGAAGCGAGTCCTATGCCGGTGCCCGGGTACTCCTCCAGGGTGTGGAGGCGCTGGAATATCTGGAAGATCCGCTCTTTGTGCTGTGGCTCGATCCCGATGCCGTTGTCCCTCACCGAGAACACCCATTCCGCCCCCTCACGGTGTGCAGAGACTTGCACCCGCGGGGGGATGCCCGGTTTCCGGTATTTCAGGGCGTTGGCCATCAGGTTCTGGAAGAGCTGAAGGAGCTGGGTTTCATCCCCGAGCACCGTGGGGAGCGGATCGGCGTTTACCTCCCCCCCCGATTCCTGAACTACCCTCTTCAGGTTTGCGAGTGCTCCTTCGAAGACCGCATTGGTGTTTACCGGGGTAAATTCGGCGCCCCGGCTGAGACGGGAATAGTTCAGGAGTCCCTCGATGAGTTTCTGCATCCGGGCGGCGCCGTCGACGGCATAATTGATGTAGGTTTCCGCCTTCTCGTCAAGCCGCTCACTGTATCTGCGCTGGAGCAGCTGCATGTAGCTCGCCACCATGCGGAGCGGTTCCTGAAGGTCGTGTGAGGCAACGTAGGCAAACTGCTCCAGGTCCCGGTTGGATTGCTCCAGCCGCGCGACCGTCTCGCGCAGTTCCTCCGTCCGTTTTTCCACCAGCTCTTCGAGCTGCCGCCGGTACCTGGTGAGCTCCCGCTCTGCCTGTTTCCGTTCTTCTATCTCCGCCATGAGCTGTGCCGTCCGTACATCCACCTTTGTTTCCAGCTCGTCGTTCAGGGCTTCGAGATTGCGGCGGGCTTCCGATAGCTCCCCCGTGCGGCGCACCGCGGCTTCATAGACCGACAGAAGGAGGTCGAGTATCTGCTTCCTGTCGGACCTGATGACGTAGCGCTCCCCTTGGAAATGAAGCTCTACAGCGTTTGCCGGAGGGGGCTCTCCCGAGGGGGAAGGCCTGTAGAGCAGGTGTCTGATGCGGCTCAGGAGGTAGGGCTCGTCGTACGGCTTCGTGAGAAAGCTGTCGGCGCCGCACTGCAATCCCTTCAGCACGTCATGTGACTCCGCAAGGGAGGTGAGGAGCATAACCGGGATATCTCTGGTGTCATCCTGCTTCTTGATGCCTGAGCAGAGGCTGAATCCGTCCAGCTCCGGCATGATGATATCGCTTATGATGAGAACGGGCCTGACCTGCCGGACCTTTTCCAGGGCTTCCCGGCCGTTTCGGGCCACCGCAGCCGTATAGCCGTTCTTTTCCAGTACGTGCCGCAGCTGTTCCGCCTGGGTCATGCTGTCTTCGGCTATCAGAATCGTTCCCCTGTTTCCGTTCACTGGATATTCCTTTCCTCTGGGTGCTTCATCGTAAGCTCCCGCAGAAACGCCGGCATCCGTTCCGGAGCCAGTTCATGAAGAGCGGCGCCGAGCTGGAGAGCGGCCGCAGGCATCCCGAAGACGGCGCATGTCTCGCGTGACTGAGCTATCGTCACCGCACCCTTCTGCCGCAGGAGGAGCATTCCGTCGGCCCCGTCCTCTCCCATACCTGTCAGCAGAAGGGCTGCTGCTCTCCCCCCATAGGAGGCGGCCACCGACCGGAAGAGGCAGCAGACCGAAGGGCGCGCGCCATGTTCGGGTGCGCCTCTGGACAGGCAAATCGTGCCATGGCGCGTCACTTCCATATGGATATCATCCGGTGCAAAATAGACGTGTCCAGGGGCCAGGACCTCTCCGTCAACGGCAATGTGGAGGGGGAGGGGGCAGCTCTGGCCGAGCCATTCCATCATCCCGGGAAGAAACCCCGCTGCCAGGTGCTGTACGACAACTACAGGCAGAGGAAAATCGGGGGGCAGACCCCCCAGGATCGTGTGGAGCACGGGAGGCCCTCCCGTGGAGGCGCCGATGGCGACGATGGAGAGCGCGCACCAGGGGGGGCAGCTGACGGCAGGAAGCCTGTTGGCGGGAGGCTTTGCGCCGCGGCTCCAGCGCCGGACTACCTTCACCTCCGCCATGAGACGCACCGTCCGCCGCAGTTCCTCGGCCAGCTTCCGGTACTCCGGGT from Geobacter sp. DSM 9736 includes the following:
- the cheB gene encoding chemotaxis-specific protein-glutamate methyltransferase CheB, coding for MISVLVVEDSPVARELLVHILSSGDMRVVGTAADGLQAVEMVRRLRPDVVTMDIVMPRMDGLEATRRIMETSPVPIVIVSGIWNPTEVQTTFRAMEAGALATVRRPPGPGNPEYRKLAEELRRTVRLMAEVKVVRRWSRGAKPPANRLPAVSCPPWCALSIVAIGASTGGPPVLHTILGGLPPDFPLPVVVVQHLAAGFLPGMMEWLGQSCPLPLHIAVDGEVLAPGHVYFAPDDIHMEVTRHGTICLSRGAPEHGARPSVCCLFRSVAASYGGRAAALLLTGMGEDGADGMLLLRQKGAVTIAQSRETCAVFGMPAAALQLGAALHELAPERMPAFLRELTMKHPEERNIQ
- a CDS encoding PAS domain S-box protein; protein product: MGTGSRRERRLENEAQEALRKNQEQMRLLQKIGGLGFFEWNIREGTYTCSGEFQYLYAIEEGSFPCTCEGWQALVYPEDLPEAVRQMHRAFETGTFLAEWRVRLPDGRVRWLEGRGQLFRDEKGEPERLVGVNIDITSRKDLEHELNQSSIFLELVMEGVSSAIFVLDEWGRFTRLNMAAIRLCGYPCEEILGQPFRMLVDESAAAQLESSLRLVISHGISLEEHECSIVRKDGSLRTLLLNVVPLLDRGRINGMIGSALDDTERRHFETRLQASEEKYRELVQGANSIIIRMDRSGVLTFANQYALKFFGYAEEELVGRPLIDTILPTTDSRGRNMSAMAEAILRNPPAHEQNENENVKRNGERVWISWTNRIIYEKGDFAGILSIGQDVTQRKRVEEALRRNEEWLSMAQAGAGIGIWSWDMQNRKPAFSEQCLGLLGITGEPDSPESLLALLHPEDRDRIRQSMENALRSSCHFKDEFRVTWPDGSVHWIMGRGKVYCDQEGNRRRVTGIVFDISDRKDAEEALERTMEELARSNRELEQFAYVASHDLQEPLRMITGYLQLLERRYKGVLDDKATQYIEFAVDGAARMQKLIEGLLTWSRITTRKEELRTVDTEAVFAGAVANLRAAIAESGADVTREALPSVRGSETQLLQLFQNLLSNALKYRKPGVTPRIHVSARREGMHWFFSISDNGIGIEPRNFHRIFQIFQRLHTREEYPGTGIGLASCKKIVEQHHGRIWVESAPGKGSTFSFTIPIEKG
- a CDS encoding NapC/NirT family cytochrome c; amino-acid sequence: MKLPHSAKNWLSLSGAIIAVTSLFMIIFLFLVTVVMRAQAPYLGLIIYILLPSVMVAGLLLIPIGMVRTVHKERQDKVHVAPGWPRIDLEDPRHRNAAFIFIIGTGFFLLVSAVGSYEAFHYTESVAFCGTLCHTVMEPEHVAHSKSPHARVSCVACHVGPGADWYVRSKLSGLYQVYAVLAGVYPRPIPTPIHNLRPARAVCEQCHWPESFSGHKQLQRTYYLPDRDNTPWVIGLGLKTGPAQEALGLIEGIHWHINPHVRIEYVATDKDRQQIPWVRSTNLETGKVKIFRDAAHKADDAVPKEGALRTMDCIDCHNRPSHRYRAPAQFVNHALAARVISPDLPEIKRVAVEACSADDATADKVRSSITSFYGTSYPEIATSARAQVEQAARAAAREFSSNIFPYMKARWSAYPDNIGHLYFPGCFRCHNGTHQTAEGEKISRDCTLCHDITVQGIAGKEMATARTGESLPFRHPQEVGTSWEETACHECHTGAVP
- a CDS encoding ATP-binding protein, with translation MNGNRGTILIAEDSMTQAEQLRHVLEKNGYTAAVARNGREALEKVRQVRPVLIISDIIMPELDGFSLCSGIKKQDDTRDIPVMLLTSLAESHDVLKGLQCGADSFLTKPYDEPYLLSRIRHLLYRPSPSGEPPPANAVELHFQGERYVIRSDRKQILDLLLSVYEAAVRRTGELSEARRNLEALNDELETKVDVRTAQLMAEIEERKQAERELTRYRRQLEELVEKRTEELRETVARLEQSNRDLEQFAYVASHDLQEPLRMVASYMQLLQRRYSERLDEKAETYINYAVDGAARMQKLIEGLLNYSRLSRGAEFTPVNTNAVFEGALANLKRVVQESGGEVNADPLPTVLGDETQLLQLFQNLMANALKYRKPGIPPRVQVSAHREGAEWVFSVRDNGIGIEPQHKERIFQIFQRLHTLEEYPGTGIGLASCKKIVERHHGRMWVEAEPGAGSTFLFSLPAKGADGDIDGEIPGSFN